One region of Peribacillus simplex genomic DNA includes:
- a CDS encoding GNAT family N-acetyltransferase, which yields MKISQTRNFKSVAKLNKYVHDLHSNLYPKYFKEYNYENVKEVFKSLINNESFIFLLLEDNEEALGYAWIEIREYPENAFKKGYKSVYVHQISIVDTKRNKGYGSSLMECIYEIANDRGIDLIELDYWFENSVAKDFYKKQNFIKYREFVYKQL from the coding sequence ATGAAAATTAGTCAAACCAGGAATTTTAAATCGGTCGCTAAATTAAATAAATATGTACACGATTTACATTCAAATTTATACCCTAAATACTTTAAGGAATATAACTATGAGAATGTGAAGGAAGTCTTCAAAAGTCTGATTAATAACGAAAGTTTCATTTTCCTTTTGTTAGAAGATAATGAAGAAGCACTTGGCTATGCTTGGATAGAGATAAGAGAATATCCGGAAAATGCATTTAAAAAAGGATATAAGTCCGTTTATGTACATCAGATTAGCATAGTGGATACAAAGAGGAATAAGGGTTATGGTTCAAGTCTTATGGAATGTATATATGAAATTGCGAACGATCGAGGAATAGATTTAATAGAATTAGATTATTGGTTTGAGAACAGTGTTGCAAAGGACTTTTATAAAAAGCAAAATTTTATAAAGTACAGAGAGTTTGTTTATAAACAGTTGTAG
- a CDS encoding GNAT family N-acetyltransferase: MEITIKRTSLTEVDMLLSIQKKAFAEDYKLYQDHDTTPVNETPEKLIENIEHSIHYTIWSNNNIIGGIDLRKKENILLLDKLFIANEYQNKGLGTKIMKLIEAEFPLIKIWRLYTPYLNKRNQYFYEKFGYEKIGEVQLTEKLLLFKYEKCI, translated from the coding sequence ATGGAAATTACCATCAAAAGAACAAGTTTAACTGAAGTAGATATGTTGTTGTCTATTCAGAAAAAGGCTTTTGCAGAAGACTATAAGTTATACCAAGACCACGATACAACTCCTGTAAATGAGACACCTGAGAAATTAATCGAAAATATAGAACACTCTATTCATTACACAATATGGTCAAATAACAACATTATCGGTGGAATAGATCTCCGTAAAAAAGAAAATATACTGTTATTAGACAAACTATTCATAGCAAACGAATATCAAAATAAAGGTCTAGGAACAAAGATAATGAAATTAATTGAGGCTGAATTTCCATTGATAAAAATTTGGCGTTTATATACTCCATATTTAAACAAAAGAAATCAATATTTTTATGAGAAATTTGGCTATGAAAAAATAGGAGAAGTTCAGCTAACTGAAAAGCTTTTGTTATTTAAGTATGAAAAATGTATTTAA